GCCTGAGAAGTTTGGGAGACCATGGTTTAAACCAGTAAGAGGAAGTTTTCAGTCAAACTGTAACTTGATCGTTTCTCCTCCACTGTTTGAATCATCTATCTATCAGTCCCTCTGACACAGACCTCTGCTGATCTCATCGGGCACATTCTTCTGCTTCCTTGTCTCAGAGCTTCTTGTTGATCTCTTTTgcagacctgctgctgtggacctgcTCGACTGTGACTGCTATGATCACTATTATCAGTCATACTAAAACATTCACTGTTAGAGTTGTTGATGCTtatctatttaattatttacCACATTGACATTTAcgcattttcaatattttacatATAAAAGCTTGGTGACGGCATCCATTTATCCATAAACATTAACCTgggaaaacatttcaaatctatgGTGGTGCAGCAGCTGGTGGTGCAGCAGCTGGTGGTGCAGCAGCTGGTGGTGCAGCAGCTGGTGGTGCAGTTGCTGGTGGTGCAGCAGCTGGTGGTGCAGTAGCTGGTGGAGCAGTAGCTGGTGGTGCAGCAGCTGGTGGTGCAGTAGCTGGTGATTCAGTAGCTGGTGGTGCAGCAGCTGGTGGTGCAGCAGCTGGTGGTGCAGTAGCTGGTGGTGCAGCAGCTGGTGGTGCAGTAGCTGGTGGTGCAGCAGCTGGTGGTGCAGCAGCTGGTGGTGCAGCAACTGGTGGTGTctcctcacagcaagaaggttcttGGTTTGATGGTTGGGCAGGAGCCCTTCTCTGTGGATTCTGCATGTTCCCTTAGGTTAATTGGAGACTCTAAGTTGCCCATCTTTGTGAGTGTGAGTGGTTTTTGTCTCTGTATGTAAGTCTTGTGACTGATCGGGGACCAGTCCAGGGTacactctgtctgtctctcagtgacggctgggataggctccacccCCCCTGTGACTCTGAGTGGGATGAGTGGCTTTGATAATGGATAGATGTTATTCTGATTTTTCCACTCACTCTTTTTGTAATCGCTCTAACATCTGCTGTGAATAGCATTCTGCTCAgagacaatgaaaatgaaacaataaagtTTTCGTGCTGTTCCCATTACATAAGGCTGACATCAACTGCTGCTCTCTCACATGTGCTGTGACCGCCGTCCAGAGCTCTGCACATGTGGCCTCGTGTTGAAACTTTCTCATCCCCCCCAGCATTCAGATCTGCTGACATCTGTcagaggaggcaggaggaaaAGTTGAAGAGGAGGACATTTAATTGCATAACCGTGCAGTATTTGAGTGTTGCTCACCTTGGTGATGGCATTACATCAAATAACCTGACTCGGGCCGATGCTTTTTGGCACTTCAGTCAGGCCTCATGCGTGGGCCCCcggagagcagcagagcaggtgtCTCCAGAAAACCTCCCAGAGTTTTCCCCAGCCGCTGGATGAGTGGATGAGTGGATGAGGCCCACAGTGTCTGCAGATTGGAGTCCTGGGAGGAACAGACACAGCGATACATCAGGATCTCATTACTGGCTCTCTGtatatatacactgtgtcataaAAAGATTCGGCCTCAGGCCGTGTTGTCACTCTTTCTGATTTGgactttctttcctttatgtCCAAAAGCCTCACGAATGCATTCAGACAATCTGAGCACATTATCTCCTTTCATGAAACTCCAACACGCAGTCATCCGAATCGAGGTAATCAGATTTAGCGCCTTATTTACTGAAAGCCTGCAGAGAAACCTAAACGAAGGCAGCTTCTTTCCACGACGGAGTTCTTTGTGATTTATTCAGACCATTTGCACAAATGTTGTCAGTCACAGATTCAGCATCAGAACATTATTTAACTGTTGGATCTGTTGCATCAGACGAGCAGCTGCATGCACATTCTGTTTTACTGTAAAAGCAGTTTTCACTTAATAGCCTCAAATTGTTCTCCATAAATAATCCATCACAATTATTAGAGAAATGCTCCTGGACCTTCCCACAGTGGGATCCAAAGGCCAGAGTAAAGACTGGTCTGATTACCTTAAAGAGTTTTAAAAGGAGTCGAATCAGCGTTAATGTGTTTCGGGTAAAAAGGAGTAAAAGCCGGTCACAGGCTGTTGACGCAGAGTGGCTCATCAATCACACTTATGCACTGATTTCACTTAATCCTCTGCATTCTTCAGACAGCATGCTCATCCAAATCACCCTGAGCCCTGAGTGTTGCTGAGCCAAAAGTTAAAGTTCTTCCTTCATAAAAACTGCTGGCTGTGGACCAGAGTATCAACCTGTCTGAGGAACATCAGCTGCAGCAGGCTCTGACTTTATCAAAGAGTCTTTCATTAACATCAACAAGGGAATACACAGGAGAGAAATTAATGAACTGATGTGTTTCtaacaggtggagagagagagagacagagagagagagagagagagagagagagagagagagagagagacagagagagagagagagagagagagagagagagagagagagagagagagagacagagagagagagagagagagagagagagagagagagacagagagagacatagagacagagagagagagggagagggagagagagagagggagagaggacagagagagacagagagagagagagagagagagagagggagagagagagggagagagagagagagagagacagagagagagagagagagagagagagagagagagagagacagagagagacagagagagagagagagagagagagagacagagagagggagagggagagagacagagagggagagagagagagagagagagagagagagagagagagagagagagagggagagagacagagacagagaaagagagagagagagggagagggagagagagagagagagggagagagagagagattagagTGGATGCTTTGGTGCTGAGTTGGCGGTCTCTCCTGAAGTCAGAGCGGCGTGTCGTCCAGCTTCAGTCCATCTGGTCTTTAGTTTGATCTCACGAGGAAGCTTTTTCAGATTATATTTTACGGCGCTCTGCTTGATTTAACGGGGAACAATAAAGAAGAATCGCAGGATGTTATGCAACAAATGTCAAGAGCTGCCCTCAGAGTCACGACATTATTCTTATACGCTGTCCAATTGCCTGCTTAACTGGAGACGGGCTTTACAACTTATACAGTTACACATAAGTCATTAAACGCAGGATGACGGTTCTTGGAAAGAGGGTAAATTCAGGTGGTGGAATCCCccctcagtacatctctgaaTTCAGTCACCTCAGATCAACTTCACTTTTTCCATAAAGGAGTGAGGAGTCAGGGAAATGTGAAggagacctcctcctcctctctggatgAACACGCTGAGGGTTGCTCTTTTCAGTTCAACAACAAATCTAAAGACTTGTGTTTTCACTGTgatatacatttaacatttaacagacTCGTGTATATTTACCTCTCACATAGCTGGGTTTGGCTGCAGTTAGAGCTGATGCTGTTCCTGGAGAGCAGCTGTCAGACTGTCAGAGCTCTGATTGGAGTTGCTCTTTTTACATTGAGTCCATTATCTGATTTAAATTCTGCAGAAACATCTCTGTTTTCCTCTACAGTTAAAGTCTGGCTCTGCATAATGACGTATGTACTGTAATGCTAGAAGGACGTTTCACACTCTGGTGTTGTATGAGGACAGTTTCTTGTGGTTTATCTTCTATCTGAATTGAACGAGCAGGATTCTGACACCACAGCACAATTATTTGAAACCCAGTCAGAGTCCAGAATGCAGCTTTCAAAAATGTGATGTGGAAACTCCAAACGTCTTGAGAGTTGACTTTTCAATGAATGATTCATGAAGGGGAGAAGTTGCTCCTCTTGTCATGAtttgttcagtttgtgtttgtcttgttttttcttctgtcttgATTCTGAGTCCtccattctggaagacatctcacgaccccccagggggtcccgacccacactttgggaacccctgctttacagAAGTAAATGGTGTCTCTCATGGTGGCCAATCATTTTACCCAAAGTAAGCAGCATTACAAGTCACTTCCTGGTGAATTTAAAGTCTTAATTCCATATATTGTCTCCATCTTTTCTCATCAGGTCCCAAAGAACAGAGTACCTCTGCAGACATCACATGAACAACTAGTCTGATGAAGCTCCTGCTGAAGATGTGGCCTCACAGCCAGCAGCATTAAAGGGGACTGATTTTAAAACACTCTTTGTTCCCTCCACTGGCCGTGTGAAAGCTGATCCATCACTCCTGTAGCTGCAAAGTGAGCAGCACACACTCTACTTACTGAACTCTTTCCCCCTCGCCCCCTCACTCTCTTTGTTGTTGGTATTTGAACATAAAACGCTGCCTGAGACTTTATGTTACATTTGGACCTCTTCAGACAGGCCTCCCTCTTTCTTCAAGGTTATTTCAGTCGTTAAAGACACGAGGACTGAAGCATTATGGGACCTGTAAAACCAGAGCTATAGGAAACACTTTTCAGCAGCCCCCTAAGGTGGAACAGTCGGGACCCCACTGACCTCTTTTTAGGGTTTCTGGGCTGCAAAGACAAATAATCAGCTCCTGCTTTGTTTGGCTCTGAGGGTCCATGTGGATCACATGTGATGACTTctgcagacacaacagaaaAAATGTTAGTGCACTTTGGTCAGGTCAGAGAAATGTAGGAAGTTTTGATCATGCAACAGATCTGTTTGCTGCCTCTGTGCTGCCCTCTAGAGCCAGCAGGAGGAAGTGGGCTGagattttcaaagtaaaattgAAGTAGCAATGACTGGGgtttaatagtaataataataatataatattataataactttatttatatagcaccattaaaaacaaatgtttacaaagtgctttgacaaacaaagcaaaacagaatacacaaaagagaaaagaataCACATCaatgaaacagaatgaagtgttgTGACaataataaatcattgtttaagaggaaggataaataaataaaataaatacaataaataaatacaataattaaaataaataaaataaataaaataaataaatacaataaataaatacaataattaaaataaataaaataaataaaataaataaaataaaataaaataaataaaataaataaaataaataaatgtttaagtgaataaaatggataagtaaataaaagcatttcaaggacaataaaagaagttttcagaataagaggataacatcacatcaggaaaatcagaaaaagtgaaaaggataaattaggaacgtttaaataataaatgaaaaaaaataataataatcaaataaaatgtaaaaaaataattagttggataaaagctaataataataataaaatagaagtaaaagctgttagaaggatgaagtctGTATAAATGTAATAGTAGTTGGGTTTGCAGAGTTAGACTGGTCTGACTTTCAGCTTGAGATTATTTCAAACAATCAGCAACAAACTGAAACTAAAGATATATTAGAATCTGAGCAGGGGCATGAAGGATGTTTGTCTATAACTTCTGAAGTAGCCTATTTATAGCGTTTGATAATAACTTGAACTCAACCTCTGATATTAGCTGCACTTATGACACCtcaccagcagggggagctgtgCACCAAGGCGCCTCGAAGTTCCTGTCTGCATGTTCAATCCCTGAGATCATGGAAACATAGTAAGGGAACAAAGTGGAAAAGACTCTTCTGTGTCACTCTGGTTATTCAGAAACACACTTTGAGCTCAGCTTGAGAAACTGACTTCAGCTGTGTGTCCCACTCACTTCTGATTAGACATCCTCGTGCGTTTCCTTTGACCAAATAAGGCATCACAGAGAAGAGTAAAACAGAAAGAGGTCTCACTCTGTTCATAATGCAGGAGATGTTGTGAGGGTGTTGTGATAGaaagttttgtttgtatttaggAGTCACAGTTATGACAGAGCAGCTCTCAGTGTATATTTGGATTCATTTTTTCTCCCCAGCTTTTGTGATTTATCTCATTACATAGATGATCTTTGTCCCCAGCCTTCCTCCAGAGTTTCCAGAAGGAAGCAgatctgtccctctctccatccccgGCTACAGGCGCGGCCTTCAGATGGGTGTGGTGCCCTAAGAAGGGGAGTTCTCTTCctacactgagtcgactcttaACTCTTCACACTGAATGAACAATGATTGAAATCTGAGGGAGAGGCGCTTCTTTTAACAGCATGCTgaatgtctttgttttcataGTTAATTTACCACTTTTAGAAAGTTGAGTCAGGacttctggatctctgctggagccCAAAGACTGCTCAAGGTAAGAGTCACGTGTTTGAGGTtcatttaaagtctgttttacaGGTGAAACATTTAACCTTTAAAACTGTTCAAACTCAGCCTGgggagcttttttttaaaaaaacattacattctgtcagtctgcatgtaaaTACAGTTTCAGGACTCCTTAAAGTTCATGGATAGTTCATGTTGTTGATGCCACTTCACCTGCAGACTTCCAGGTCTTTGATTTGTCCCACAGAAACAATCAGATGATGAATTATACAGCTGAAACTTATCTTTTTAACAACCTGAGGATCTGGACCTTTGTTTAACCCAGGCTGTTATGTCTTATTTAACTTGTATTTCCTTATACATCCATCCCAACATACCTGACCTATAAATACTTCCTGGGATTTGAagatatagataaataaagtgcTTTTACTCTGCAGGTCTTGCATGTATTTGTTTATCCATCTGAAGCAGTTGTAATGCTGGTATTAGTTTGACTCATACTGATGCCCTACTTACTTCATCAGTATGAGTTAGGGCTGTAAACACTTAACAGTGCCCCTAACTCTGAAAAGTCATGTGCACTGTCAACAGCAAACTTGTGCATTTGGAAGTGTATGCAGAGTCCAGCTGAAAGGCTCCATTCAGCAGGAGGAGCGAGAGAGTCAAAGGGAGCCTTTATGTTCCAATGGGCTGCTGTCACAGACAAACCCAACATGAGCTGATGTCTTTGTTTGGCTGCATGATGACATGTGTCTCAATaggaggttgtttttttaatgctttaacttGTGCAACTTTTGCAGAACAATGGGACTCCTGCAGACGCTGAAatcacagtttgtgtgtttcctgatcatcagctatgtgttcctggtCAGCGGACTCATCATCAACGTGTTGCAGTTCTGTACTTTACCTCTGTGGCTGGTCAGTAAGCAGCTGGCTCGCAGGGTCAACATCAGACTGGGATACTTAATCAGCAGCCGTGAGTTCTTACCCTCTGACACAGAGGAGTCAGAGAAGTCATTATCCTCCTCTCCTGTTGCCCTGCCTCGCATTGTGCAATCATCTGTTTCTACTTGTGCAATATTTTCCTGCAATGTACTGTTTAAGGTTTCTGATTCCACTGGACTCTGTCTAACGCTTTGCTTATACAGAGAAGCTAACCAAGACCAAACAGAGATACTAGATAAGATCAAACTGTGTGATCCTAAAGGACATTCTGGTGCCACATTGAAGATTGGAGCATTAAGAGGGGAGTAATAGAAGAAAGGGTTGGATTTAAAGTTCTTAGTTTCTAAGGCTCCACCCTTTGTCTGATCCCCTTGTTCTCCTTGGATCCTGTGCAGCCGGTTTACTACAAACTGTcacagagagggggaagaaaatCAGCTGAGACGCTTTTAAATATGAAACCACTACTGAGCTCCAAACCCAAGACTATGAGAGATCCCAGCTCTGTGACAAACTTTAATATTGATGCCTAAATcaccttctttgtttttatgaggTTATTATTCTTATGCAATCATTTACAGTTCAGTGTTTccttataattattattattttaggattttttttattggtgaaaaaaacaaagatttgaGATCAGAGAGAAAGTAATGATaaccaccgtgaatgcgtctctcctcccggtgttccggttttaaaagtgaccctgtaaactggagaccttcagctgaacgtgtcagtgtttgtggagtttacacagctgttgaaacacagagggagttcctgggaatgcaaactagtttagtttttattaagatttcaaaatatcctcatcagatatttaatgatggtctaaagacgtttatgagggatgcatctggctgagagtctccagttaacagggtcgccgtttaaactaaaacaccggccgatctctgccacggaaAGGAACAGGAGCATAGGTCGGTGTCAGAAACAGAACAAGGAGTTTGAACTCCACAGGTAGAGAGCTCCATGTTAAAGAGCTGCTGGTCTTTCAGTATTCTGTTTAGTTTTAATTGCAGTCTTAGGGAAATCGACAGTTCCTCCATATCATGTGCTTAAATGACAATCCAGGGGTCCTTCTTTCGATGAGGGGTCGCCTGCAGCTACTTCTTTTCTTGCAACCAAAAGTATTTCATAAAGGTTTTTATCTTTGGCCTAAAGTCTGTGAGGGAGTTAACACAACatgacaaaataaagaaatctgCTTCTTTTCagttcctctttctctcaccgTCTCTTTATTTGGAATAAAGGACATcccaaaacaagtgaaatgaTCTCCCACAGATTTATCACACTTCTCTTTTTGGTGCCTGtctgtttcatatttatttgattGCTTGGTTTTATCAGTATTGGTGATTTCACTCTTCCTGTTTCAGCATTGTGCTCTTTttcttgttgttgctgttgttgttgtcgttgtcATTGTggctcttgttgttgttgttgttgtcgttgtggctcgttgttgttgttgttgttgtcgttgtggctcttgttgttgttgttgctgttgtttttgttgttgctgttgttgttgtttctgttgctgttgtttttgttgttgctgttgttgttgtttctgttgctgttgttgttgttgctgttgttgttgctgttgtttttgttgttgttgctgttgctctttttgttgttgttgttgctgttgctctttttgttgttgttgttgttgttgctgttgttgctgttgctctttttgttgttgttgttgctgttgttgctgttgctctttttgttgttgttgttgctgttgctctttttgttgttgttgttgctgttgctctttttgttgttgttgctattgctattgttgctgttgctgtttttgttgttgctgttgttgttgttgttgctgttgctctttttgttgttgttgttgttgttgttgttgttgttgttgttgtatttcccCATGACACTgacttctcctccttcttttgtCCTGATGATCCTCAGAGCTGGTAGCTATCCTGGAGTGGTGGTCTGGGACTGAGTGCACGCTCTACACAGACCCAAAGTGCTTCCACCTGTATGGAAATGAAAATGCGATTGTGGTTCTGAACCACACCTTTGAGATCGACTTCCTGTGTGGTTGGACCTTCTGTGAAAGATTCGGCGTGCTCGGGGTAAGACAACCTGTCCCCCTTGTGTTTACCTGAAGGCGTTTCTTTTGAGTCCTTCAGGTTTTAAGGTGCTTGAATTTATTTTCCCAGAGCTCTAAAGTGTTAGCCAAGAAGGAGCTGAGTTACGTACCCATCATTGGATGGATGTGGTACTTCCTGGAGATTGTTTTCTGCAAGAGGAAGTGGGAGGAGGACCGGAGGACTGTGGCTGAGAGTCTGCAGAACCTGTGGGATTACCCAGAACACTTTTGGGTGAGTTCAAGCTTGTAGAGATGATTTATGAGAGAGTGAATGTGTTTAGAGTCGGACTGATAAAAGGACATGTTGTGAATCATTCTTCAAATCATCTTCTTCTTTGGATGTAGTTCTTGCTTTACTGTGAAGGAACACGCTTCACCCAAAAGAAGCACCAGGTCAGCATGCAGGTGGCTGAGAGCAAAGGCTTACCCAAACTGAAGTATCACCTTCTGCCCAGGACCAAAGGATTCTGGGTAACCGTTCAAAACCTCAGAGGGACAGGTGAGGGTCTAAAGATGGCCTCTCGCAGATATCAGATCCTGCAGGCTGGATGTGTTGGAGAGTGTGATGGAAGTATTTGCAAATCAAATGAGCGGTGAAGTTAACGGTCTCTCTTTTCCtcatgcagctgcagcagtttaTGACTCCACGCTGAACTTCAGAGACAAAGAAGCACCATCGCTGCTTGGGATGCTTCAGGGGAAGAAATACCACGCTGATTTATACGTGAGGTACGAAGAGAGTTCAAAGAAGATAAGGTTTATTATCCAGTGAGTCTCTTTTCCTCTGATAGATCTAACCTATTCTATCACTCACAGGAGGATCCCGTTAGAGTCCATCCCTGAAGGGGAAGCAGAGTGTGCCGCTTGGCTCCACAAACTCTACCAGGAAAAGGTGAGAGTGGGAAAGGTGTTTGGGGAAGAGATGTTTTGGGAAGTATGCTGACCGAGTGACATTAGTGATGTGGGACTGGACTGACAGTGTGCTGTTGacaggatgacacccagactctttacatggggggagggggagacggaggagttttcaatgaggatggagaggttgtttgtttttgagaggGAGGATTTAGTGCCAGGGAGAAGAACCTGTGTTGTATTACTGTTTGGTTTGCATTGCATGAACACAACACTGCGACACAACACATTGCAATCATCTTCCCCTCATTATACCTCTGCTCCTGCTTCTAACAGCAGATCAGAGGCAGAGCCACCTTTACCCCATCATTATTATGGCCTCCCAAACCAGAGACCAAGGCTTGAAAGGGGAGACCTGCACATATGAAAAGGGTCCTCACATCAAATTTTCTAGGTTCAAAACCCAGAAAAGAAAACCCCTGAATGTTCAAagatcaagaaaacaaacagggaaacaAAAAGGACCACAGACCTCAGCCTGAATGAGCAAACCATGAACAGGCCAGCTGAGCAATGGACTGTGGCTTTCAGCACCTCTCTCTAATCTAGGAGCAAAAACTGACCTGTGGAAATAAGAGACTGATATCTAGACTATCCATGGTCTCCAGCCTAAACTAACACAACAAACTAAAACACCTCAGCAATCTAGAACAAGGATTTCCTTTAACACATGCTTCATCATGATGAACACGACACAAAGAGTTCTATTTTGGCTCTGACACGTCTTTCTTTttgaagttatgttttggggtattttttcaCCATGATTGGAtaagaaagctggagagaggccggacatgtggggagcagagagtaggggaagacatgcagcaaagaggcCAAGAGTCAAACCTTGGACCGCTGTGACGgggaccacagcctctgtatgttgggaacacgcttagaccgcttggTTTTCATTGTTATCTCCATAATGTGTTTTCAGGACACCTTTCAGGAGCATTACAAACAGACCGGGTGCTTCCCCGGCCCCACAGTGGACACACCACGACGCCCCTGGACCCTGATCAACTGTCTCTTCTGGGCCAGCCTGCTCCTCTACCCTCTGGGCCTTCTGTTCATCAGACTGATCAGCTCTGGATCCATCCTGACCATCTTAGCCTGTGTGGCTCTCTTATCTGCAGGTtggtttcatgtgtttgtgcagagtaaTCCTGAGACCATGTT
This genomic interval from Notolabrus celidotus isolate fNotCel1 chromosome 4, fNotCel1.pri, whole genome shotgun sequence contains the following:
- the agpat4 gene encoding 1-acyl-sn-glycerol-3-phosphate acyltransferase delta, whose translation is MGLLQTLKSQFVCFLIISYVFLVSGLIINVLQFCTLPLWLVSKQLARRVNIRLGYLISSQLVAILEWWSGTECTLYTDPKCFHLYGNENAIVVLNHTFEIDFLCGWTFCERFGVLGSSKVLAKKELSYVPIIGWMWYFLEIVFCKRKWEEDRRTVAESLQNLWDYPEHFWFLLYCEGTRFTQKKHQVSMQVAESKGLPKLKYHLLPRTKGFWVTVQNLRGTAAAVYDSTLNFRDKEAPSLLGMLQGKKYHADLYVRRIPLESIPEGEAECAAWLHKLYQEKDTFQEHYKQTGCFPGPTVDTPRRPWTLINCLFWASLLLYPLGLLFIRLISSGSILTILACVALLSAASLGSRWLISQTQINRSSSYGNKEVPLNNN